The sequence TATCCCTGACATGCTGCATCTCCAGGAAGGCCGATTTGCCTCCAGTCTTATCTCTGGCTTCTTTATGGActgtttcatcatttttttaaaaaagttgcgTTCTAACCAACACAGTTAATACAGTTCTCCcgttaatacagtttatttaagcTACTATTTATCATGacttatggaaaaagattatccgctgtggcaaccactaacaggagcagccgaaagaagaagaagaaggtttatCATCACTATGACCCCAtgcacactactacattttcattttgaaaactcGAACATTAGTCTTCGTTTTCACCTCTCATCCACACTACCTTGTAACATTTTCAACAAATGAAAAGCAACACTTCTGAATACGCTCTCCAGGGCAGATACTTTAAAAATGCTGCCTCATGCTATATGCTTCCTGGGACTGGTTCAACcttggatggacagatggatgaaataattaaacatgtattccTTACACATTTTTACACATGTGTTCCTTAcacattttgaagaatctgcaatctaagcttacagctgttttacagttattacagagcttatattATGGCAATTGGTTatgaggagaaagaaaatggaaggacaacaattgggggttggtacatttgacagacacagtagTGCTGCAATATATTATTTCATCTAAGGTCGCGTgcatcccagcaagcaccgtgctggaggcaagaacaatctctggacggcgTGCCATCGCGTCACTACCTCTGTGCCACCgagcccccatgtttaatacattctttaatgcatttcattaagaaaatgataagaaatgaagTATGCATCGtactattctaaaatattcagagagctgtgatatcatgaatgtaatgtattctgtgcagcGATCACTGCCTGTGCGCTGCTATTTgtgaaagagaaagcccatttaagaagcacgtagtgattcacacaatagaacacataaaatattgtgctttaattacgatgggatttgagaaaatctagtaaattaaacatcgattttaagatgacgtttatgatgttctactttaaagacaaaataaacaatgagattaaagtggacatttcgagattaaagtcgacatttcaaccttttgtttttcactgtgtccctgtttttttttttcttttctccgtgCCCTAATACACTTACACTCAGACGGTGGTCTTTGACTGGCCTTTTATTGTccactttgacatctgaccacttttttatttcagacactgttggactttctgaacttgaacttttgagagTCATTCCATCAATTTCCTTCTGTTGCGCATACCAAGTGCAATGGGTgttaaaaaatggggtaaatacaacacacaaaacaggacacaagtcatcctcttcacagagctcaaAGGCCAATCTTTTatggccacctcaggaatacaatacgacagtacaaactactttgttcttgcacagcactcctcaccaagtgcaggtgTAGAGCGTTGTGACAACTATCAAGTCAAGATGAAAGAATAGATTAAACccctcactaaatacagaactatcatgtacagtataaggaTACAGatctgttcaaatacatcaaaatcaaattagaaactaattaatataaatgaaacacaacaatatctgtccatcagctaattgtagaatcATAGCCAGATTGCAGAAAACGAGCTAGACAAGCCAGagacagtcagagtcctggagacatcgGCCAACAACCGGCCCTCCACCgtactggccattctacagctgagtcagtgctgggtcaGCCAATTTAATGAAAGGACCCTTTAGATTTTAatatctctgtgtctgtgtcaAACATTGTATTATGTATGTAGAGAAACAAAAAGGACAGTGGTATAAAACTCAAACCATAGCCTGTACTTGTGCCTTCAGTCACCTAACTCTTCATAAAATGAATTGtgaaaatgataataaattatattaatactTACGACAGGAAGGTACTGTTGTCCATTTCCCATTCCTACAGGTGATTCTTTGGCTTTTATTTGTGTGTATGCAGATGTATTCTACCATGTCTTGATTAACAAAGAGCTTAGGAAGTTCTGCGATTATGGCGTTGTCCACACGTGGTGGGTCTGGGCAAACTGTTTTTTCATCTGTTAGAAAGAGGAATTTAAAACACATTCTATAGTAACACTATACCCTTCGCATGACCTAAAATGAGTTAATTTTCATGAGATTTCCATATGCAGTTATGAACTTATTTGTGGCTGACTATTAAAGCAACAGAATATAGTGTCACCCACTGACTACTTCCAGTATCCTGGCATTGTTCATCTGGAGTGTTTCCTGGTCATGCAGAAACCGGGGTAGTCCTTCCCTGGCAGCACCCTCTGCTGGCACCTAAAGAGCCCATCATGGTTGTACTGCAGAACCTGaagtcccatgctgccctgcaggatTCATTCTGGacgaacactgccacctgctttGTGAGGGAATGACCTGCTCCCAGCCCTCATGTTTTCCCAATCCATTTATTATCCTACTCTCTGTGCCAGGATAAAGAATATAAGCCATTCTGGCCAAATTGAGTCTCAACTCCCACTGTCTTTCTGCTATGTCTGGGCAAGACATCAtctccatcctggctgggatgctctCCTGCCTCTCCGGCACTTACACTAaataaatgagcttgatggactgaattttCTTCTGtagtttgtcagatttcttatgttcttatttccTTTGGTAATTTTCTCATTTTATGCACAGATCTTGTAAAATGCAAGTTCCAGGATTTATACTTTGCGACTTTCATTAACTCTTGATCTTCCACTGGTTAATCTACCAGTTGCCTACATATTTACAAATGGCTATGGTGGTCACACTTTAACATTAGGCTTATTAGTAAAATCAACAGCATGTCTACTTACCAATACATTCAGGTGTGGGTTGCCATTCTTCAGATTTACATTGCACCCCACCCCACCATCTTCCAGTGTTTGATTTATAGCCAGTCTTACAAGTGAAATATAATATTTCTTCAGGAAagtattcatttcttttattaaataaatatgcatggGCAACATCAGGCAAAGTGCAGACCTTTGGTTTAACTAAAAGGAGAAGAATTGTCGTTACCTGAAACAGTTAATGCTTGGCAGGCAGGCttaactttattgaaaagaaaaatgactatTCAGGTTTGAATAAAGTCTAATTCTATGTCTTCAAAAGTATATCtgtggaatatattttttttattatattcagaACCTGAGCTGAAGGCATTTATCAGTAATTGGAAAGAGCCATAATGCCATTTCAACCTTTAGAAAATTTCAACTGGAAAATGAATGCATTCAGTAAACAGCAACATGGATATTTCTAATACAAAGAATTCAGGTTTACTCCGATTCACAAACTTTGAAATGTTTCCTTACAACTTCTTTCAAGGTGTTCAAACTGTAAATGCTGATATATACAGACTGCaaagtttcttttatttctgttagCTTCATAACACCCTTTGTCACACTTTTAATGATTACCTTGGCACAGGGGTTGTGAACTCCAGCCATCGGTGGTACAAACTGACTTCTCTTTAGCAGGGATGAAATTTTCATAACATTCATACTCCAGCGTAGTCCCAATGTCATAGGCAAACTTAGCATTTTTGGTCCAACCGTTAGGAATACTTAGCAGCTTACATGTTTTCTcttaaaatgtgaaaagaataATTTTACAACTGTATACACTAGAACAAAAACATACCATATTCATGCCAGAGCAATATTTAGGCAGGCCTCTTCTCCACCTTAGACGGCATCCTGCCCATACGTTTCTGCACTGGTATCTAGAagtttgctggttcaaatcccattactggtagaagggatcctactctgttgggctcttaacctgaaaattgcaccAGGGGCCAAGTACAATACtggaccctgtgctctgaccctcaaaggtcatgtgaaaagacagtttcctctcagggattaacaaaatattaacaaagtatatcaataAAGTTTGGACTTTGCTTTTGAATGTTTCTACATGCTGCCCTGGGACCAATTTCTGCTAATGGATGAAGTCATCAAGTATATCTAATTTAAAGTGCTAAATAAGCTAAGATATCCAGCCCTGTAAAATTCTGTACAACCTTTCATGGCTACACTGAACGCATTTTATAGCTCATCGTACTAATGCAACTTTACTCCTGAGGTGATAGTCCAATTGGTACCTACAATTCCAACTTCAAACATTTTTCAGacagtatttaaaatgtatttcttgttttagtgaaatctgacaaatgataTATTAagctttattaaattaaacaactattaatcatgtgtttaaaaataaccaaaaaatacaaGCATTTTTTAAGCAGCATGGTCTTTTTCAAGAAAACACACTTGTTCCTGCCAAAGTGAAATTACTACAATCCTCTTTGCAAATAGACATACCTGGCACTCAAAAATCAAAATTCTGAATGGGATAAATTGAAAAGTGAAGTTTCAAATAATTAACTTCCTTCTAGGTCTACTTACTGTTACATTGTGGGACAGGATGCCACTGTCCAGATTTGCAATGTGAGGCCCCCCACTGAAGTCCTGTGACTGAAATATAATCTGCTTCACAAGAATACAATACTATTTCTCCTGATAAATATTTATCCTTGGCATTAGGAACAGATCCATTAGTAACACTGGACAAAATGCAGACTTCCAGGTCATCTGAAAAGTAGCAAATAGTATAATGTATGTTTAACTGAATATAAACTACTAGCACCAGACTTGataagaataaatataaaatgactttcagataaaattataaaatgggtgTCTTTCTTaagattttcacaaaaaatgtaattttttttttgttgctaccTGAATACA comes from Polypterus senegalus isolate Bchr_013 chromosome 14, ASM1683550v1, whole genome shotgun sequence and encodes:
- the LOC120514344 gene encoding coagulation factor XIII B chain-like, whose protein sequence is MRTFFRTLLILVLHATYCTLDSIRDKDDLEVCILSSVTNGSVPNAKDKYLSGEIVLYSCEADYISVTGLQWGASHCKSGQWHPVPQCNKKTCKLLSIPNGWTKNAKFAYDIGTTLEYECYENFIPAKEKSVCTTDGWSSQPLCQVKPKVCTLPDVAHAYLFNKRNEYFPEEILYFTCKTGYKSNTGRWWGGVQCKSEEWQPTPECIGK